From the Serratia nematodiphila DZ0503SBS1 genome, one window contains:
- the lepA gene encoding translation elongation factor 4, with the protein MKHIRNFSIIAHIDHGKSTLSDRIIQICGGLTDREMAAQVLDSMDLERERGITIKAQSVTLDYKAQDGQTYQLNFIDTPGHVDFSYEVSRSLAACEGALLVVDAGQGVEAQTLANCYTAIEMDLEVVPVLNKIDLPAADPDRAAQEIEDIVGIDATDAVRCSAKTGVGVPDVLERLVRDIPPPQGDPDAPLQALIIDSWFDNYLGVVSLVRVKNGTLRKGDKIKVMSTGQVYNADRLGIFTPKQVDRDVLNCGEVGWLVCAIKDILGAPVGDTLTQARQPADKALPGFKKVKPQVYAGLFPISSDDYESFRDALGKLSLNDASLFYEPESSTALGFGFRCGFLGLLHMEIIQERLEREYDLDLITTAPTVVYEVETTGKEVIYVDSPSKLPPLNNIQELREPIAECHMLMPQEYLGNVITLCVEKRGVQTNMVYHGNQVALTYEIPMAEVVLDFFDRLKSTSRGYASLDYNFKRFQASDMVRVDVLINNERVDALALITHRDNSQYRGRELVEKMKDLIPRQQFDIAIQAAIGTHIIARSTVKQLRKNVLAKCYGGDVSRKKKLLQKQKDGKKRMKQVGNVELPQEAFLAILHVGKDGK; encoded by the coding sequence ATGAAGCATATACGAAATTTCTCCATTATTGCCCATATTGACCACGGTAAGTCGACGCTGTCTGACCGCATTATCCAAATCTGCGGTGGCTTGACCGACCGTGAAATGGCTGCGCAGGTGCTCGATTCCATGGATCTGGAGCGCGAGCGCGGCATCACCATCAAGGCGCAGAGCGTGACGCTGGATTATAAAGCGCAGGATGGGCAGACCTATCAGCTTAACTTTATCGACACTCCCGGCCACGTCGACTTCTCCTATGAAGTTTCCCGCTCGCTGGCGGCCTGCGAAGGCGCGCTGCTGGTGGTGGACGCCGGCCAGGGCGTAGAAGCCCAGACGCTGGCCAACTGCTACACCGCGATCGAAATGGATCTGGAAGTGGTGCCGGTGTTGAACAAAATCGACCTGCCGGCCGCCGATCCGGATCGCGCCGCGCAGGAAATCGAAGACATCGTCGGTATCGACGCCACCGATGCGGTGCGCTGCTCGGCCAAAACCGGCGTCGGCGTGCCCGACGTGCTGGAGCGCCTGGTGCGCGACATTCCGCCGCCGCAGGGCGATCCGGATGCGCCGCTGCAGGCGCTGATCATCGACTCCTGGTTCGATAACTACCTGGGCGTCGTGTCGCTGGTGCGCGTCAAGAACGGCACGCTGCGCAAGGGCGACAAGATCAAGGTCATGAGCACCGGCCAGGTGTATAACGCCGATCGTTTGGGCATCTTCACGCCGAAGCAGGTCGATCGCGACGTGCTGAACTGCGGCGAAGTGGGCTGGCTGGTCTGTGCGATCAAAGACATCCTCGGCGCGCCGGTGGGCGATACCCTGACGCAGGCGCGTCAGCCGGCGGATAAAGCGTTGCCGGGCTTCAAGAAAGTGAAGCCGCAGGTGTACGCCGGTCTGTTCCCGATCAGCTCCGACGACTATGAATCTTTCCGCGATGCGCTGGGCAAGCTGAGCCTTAACGACGCCTCCCTGTTCTACGAACCGGAAAGCTCCACCGCGTTGGGCTTCGGCTTCCGCTGCGGCTTCCTCGGTCTGCTGCACATGGAGATCATTCAGGAGCGTCTGGAGCGTGAATACGATCTGGATCTGATCACCACCGCGCCGACGGTAGTCTATGAAGTGGAAACCACCGGCAAGGAAGTGATCTACGTCGACAGCCCATCCAAGCTGCCGCCGTTGAACAACATCCAGGAACTGCGCGAGCCGATCGCCGAATGTCACATGCTGATGCCGCAGGAATACCTGGGCAACGTCATCACCCTGTGCGTTGAGAAGCGCGGCGTGCAGACCAACATGGTCTACCACGGCAACCAGGTGGCGCTGACCTATGAAATCCCGATGGCGGAAGTGGTGCTCGACTTCTTCGACCGCCTGAAGTCCACGTCGCGCGGTTATGCGTCGCTGGATTACAACTTCAAGCGCTTCCAGGCCTCTGACATGGTGCGCGTGGACGTGCTGATCAACAACGAGCGCGTGGATGCGCTGGCGCTGATCACTCACCGCGACAACTCGCAGTACCGCGGTCGTGAATTGGTGGAGAAGATGAAAGATCTGATCCCGCGTCAGCAGTTCGACATCGCGATTCAGGCGGCGATCGGCACGCACATCATCGCGCGCTCCACCGTGAAGCAGCTGCGTAAAAACGTGCTGGCGAAATGCTACGGCGGTGACGTCAGCCGTAAGAAAAAGCTGCTGCAGAAACAGAAAGACGGTAAGAAGCGCATGAAGCAGGTCGGCAACGTCGAGCTGCCGCAGGAAGCGTTCCTGGCCATTCTGCACGTCGGTAAAGACGGCAAGTAA
- the lepB gene encoding signal peptidase I, translating into MANMFALILALATLVTGIIWCFERFKWAPARRAKIAAVNAQTAGAVDDKTLAKVAKQPGWVETGASVFPVLLLVFVVRSFIYEPFQIPSGSMMPTLLIGDFILVEKYAYGIKDPITQTTLIETGHPKRGDIAVFKYPLDPKLDYIKRVIGLPGDRITYDPVNKRVTVQPSCNSGQPCDTALAVTYADAQPSDFVQLFSRSGMGEASNGFYQIPLNDNVPSGGIRMRERQESLGNVTHRILTVPDAQDRVGAYYQQPGKPLAEWVVPAGHYFMMGDNRDNSADSRYWGFVPEKNLVGKATAIWMSFEKQEGEWPTGVRFSRIGGIH; encoded by the coding sequence ATGGCGAATATGTTTGCCCTGATCCTGGCGTTGGCCACCCTGGTCACCGGGATCATCTGGTGCTTCGAGCGCTTTAAATGGGCGCCGGCCCGCCGCGCGAAGATTGCGGCGGTCAACGCACAGACCGCGGGCGCCGTAGACGATAAAACGCTGGCGAAAGTGGCGAAGCAGCCAGGCTGGGTGGAGACCGGCGCATCGGTCTTCCCGGTGTTGCTGCTGGTGTTTGTGGTGCGTTCGTTTATTTACGAACCGTTCCAGATCCCGTCCGGCTCAATGATGCCGACGCTGTTGATTGGCGATTTCATTCTGGTGGAGAAATATGCCTACGGCATTAAAGATCCGATTACCCAGACGACGCTCATTGAAACCGGCCATCCGAAGCGTGGTGATATTGCGGTATTTAAATATCCGCTGGATCCGAAACTGGATTATATCAAGCGCGTGATTGGCCTGCCGGGCGACCGTATTACCTACGATCCGGTGAATAAGCGCGTCACGGTGCAGCCGTCCTGCAACAGCGGGCAGCCCTGTGATACCGCGCTGGCCGTGACCTACGCCGATGCGCAGCCGAGCGACTTCGTGCAGCTGTTCAGCCGCAGCGGCATGGGCGAGGCCAGCAACGGCTTCTACCAGATCCCGCTGAACGATAACGTGCCGTCGGGCGGCATTCGCATGCGTGAGCGCCAGGAAAGCCTCGGCAACGTCACGCACCGCATCCTGACCGTGCCGGACGCGCAGGATCGGGTGGGCGCTTACTACCAACAGCCGGGCAAACCGTTGGCGGAGTGGGTGGTGCCGGCCGGGCATTACTTCATGATGGGCGACAACCGTGACAACAGCGCGGACAGCCGTTACTGGGGCTTTGTGCCGGAGAAGAATCTGGTGGGCAAAGCCACGGCCATCTGGATGAGCTTTGAAAAACAGGAAGGCGAGTGGCCTACCGGCGTGCGTTTCAGCCGGATCGGCGGCATTCATTAA
- the rnc gene encoding ribonuclease III gives MNPIVINRLQRKLGYTFQQQELLLQALTHRSASSKHNERLEFLGDSILSFVIANALYHRFPRVDEGDMSRMRATLVRGNTLAEMAREFDLGECLRLGPGELKSGGFRRESILADTVEALIGGVFLDSDIQTVERLILDWYRSRLDEISPGDKQKDPKTRLQEFLQGRHLPLPSYLVVQVRGEAHDQEFTIHCQVSGLSEPVVGTGSSRRKAEQAAAEQALKKLELE, from the coding sequence ATGAACCCCATCGTAATAAACAGGCTGCAGCGGAAGCTGGGCTACACTTTTCAACAGCAGGAGCTTTTACTGCAGGCTTTGACTCACCGCAGCGCCAGCAGTAAACACAATGAACGTCTTGAGTTTCTGGGTGACTCGATTCTGAGCTTTGTCATCGCCAATGCGCTCTATCACCGTTTTCCTCGCGTAGACGAGGGCGACATGAGCCGCATGCGCGCTACGCTGGTGCGCGGCAACACGCTGGCGGAGATGGCGCGCGAGTTTGACCTGGGCGAATGTCTGCGGCTTGGGCCGGGCGAATTGAAAAGTGGTGGGTTCCGCCGCGAATCAATCCTGGCGGATACGGTGGAGGCATTGATCGGCGGCGTGTTCCTGGACAGCGACATCCAGACCGTCGAGCGTCTGATTTTGGACTGGTATCGCAGCCGGTTGGACGAAATCAGCCCCGGCGATAAGCAGAAAGACCCGAAAACCCGTTTGCAGGAATTTTTGCAGGGGCGTCATCTGCCGTTGCCTTCTTATTTGGTGGTGCAGGTTCGCGGTGAAGCGCACGACCAGGAGTTTACCATCCACTGCCAGGTGAGTGGTTTGAGCGAGCCCGTGGTGGGCACCGGCTCGAGCCGCCGTAAAGCCGAGCAGGCGGCAGCGGAACAAGCGCTGAAAAAGCTGGAGCTTGAATGA
- the era gene encoding GTPase Era, with protein sequence MSEVKQHCGFIAIVGRPNVGKSTLLNQLLGQKVSITSRKPQTTRHRIMGIDTDGAYQAIYVDTPGLHIEEKRAINRLMNRAASSSIGDVELVIFVVEGTNWTADDEMVVNKLRSLRCPVLLAINKVDNVTDKSKLLPHIAFLSQQMNFLDVVPISAEKGMNVDTIAGIVRKLLPEAEHHFPEDYITDRSQRFMASEIIREKLMRFLGEELPYSVTVEIEQFVANDRGGYDVHGLILVEREGQKKMVIGNKGAKIKTIGIEARQDMEQMFDAKVHLELWVKVKSGWADDERALRSLGYVDDLK encoded by the coding sequence ATGAGCGAAGTAAAACAACACTGCGGGTTTATCGCCATCGTCGGCCGCCCGAACGTGGGCAAATCGACGTTGCTGAACCAACTGCTGGGGCAGAAGGTTTCCATTACGTCGCGTAAGCCGCAGACGACCCGTCACCGCATCATGGGCATCGACACCGATGGCGCCTATCAGGCGATCTACGTCGATACCCCCGGGCTGCACATCGAAGAAAAACGCGCCATCAACCGTTTGATGAACCGCGCGGCCAGCAGCTCGATCGGCGACGTTGAGCTGGTGATCTTCGTGGTCGAAGGCACCAACTGGACCGCCGACGACGAAATGGTGGTCAACAAGCTGCGCAGCCTGCGCTGCCCGGTATTGCTGGCGATCAACAAGGTCGATAACGTTACCGACAAATCCAAGCTGTTGCCGCACATCGCGTTCCTCAGCCAGCAGATGAACTTCCTCGACGTGGTGCCTATCTCCGCCGAGAAAGGGATGAACGTCGACACCATCGCCGGCATCGTGCGCAAGCTGCTGCCGGAAGCTGAACACCACTTCCCGGAAGATTACATCACCGATCGCTCTCAGCGCTTTATGGCGTCCGAGATCATTCGCGAGAAGTTGATGCGTTTCCTGGGCGAAGAGCTGCCGTACTCGGTGACGGTAGAAATCGAACAGTTCGTGGCTAACGATCGCGGCGGCTACGATGTGCACGGCCTGATCCTGGTTGAGCGCGAAGGCCAGAAGAAAATGGTCATCGGCAACAAGGGCGCCAAGATCAAAACCATCGGCATCGAAGCGCGTCAGGACATGGAACAGATGTTCGACGCCAAAGTGCATCTCGAGCTGTGGGTGAAAGTGAAATCCGGTTGGGCGGACGACGAACGTGCGCTGCGCAGCCTGGGCTATGTTGACGATCTGAAGTAA
- the recO gene encoding DNA repair protein RecO produces the protein MDGWERAFVLHGRPYSETSLMLDLFTEGHGRVRLLAKGARSRRSNLKGCLQPFTPLLVRWGGRGEVKTLRNAEAVSLGLPLSGMMLYSGLYVNELLARVLEQETNYSVLFFDYLQCLQALAAEDSSPEQALRQFELALLHHLGYGLDFLHCAGSGLPVDDAMTYRYREEKGFIASLVVDHYSFTGRELRALAERQFPDAETLRAAKRFTRMALKPYLGGKPLKSRELFRQFVRKQPNTPVDDA, from the coding sequence GTGGACGGCTGGGAGCGCGCTTTCGTCCTGCATGGGCGGCCGTACAGTGAAACCAGTCTGATGCTGGATCTGTTTACCGAAGGTCATGGGCGGGTGCGCTTGCTGGCGAAAGGCGCGCGCAGCCGCCGCTCCAATCTGAAGGGTTGCTTGCAACCCTTTACCCCCCTGTTAGTGCGCTGGGGCGGCCGCGGCGAAGTGAAAACGCTGCGCAACGCCGAAGCGGTCTCTCTCGGTTTACCCCTCAGCGGCATGATGCTTTACAGCGGCCTGTACGTGAACGAACTGCTGGCGCGCGTGCTGGAGCAGGAAACCAACTACTCGGTGCTGTTCTTCGACTACTTGCAATGCCTGCAGGCGCTGGCGGCGGAAGACAGTTCACCGGAACAGGCGCTGCGCCAGTTCGAGCTGGCCTTGTTGCATCATCTCGGCTACGGCCTCGATTTTCTGCACTGCGCCGGCAGCGGCCTGCCGGTGGATGACGCCATGACCTACCGTTACCGCGAAGAGAAAGGCTTTATCGCCAGCCTGGTGGTGGATCACTACAGCTTCACCGGGCGTGAACTGCGCGCGCTGGCGGAGCGGCAGTTTCCCGATGCCGAGACGCTGCGCGCCGCCAAGCGTTTCACCCGCATGGCGCTGAAACCCTACCTCGGCGGCAAACCGTTGAAGAGCCGCGAACTGTTCCGCCAGTTCGTGCGCAAACAGCCGAATACGCCGGTTGACGACGCCTGA
- the pdxJ gene encoding pyridoxine 5'-phosphate synthase: MADLLLGVNIDHIATLRNARGTQYPDPVQAAFIAEQAGADGITVHLREDRRHITDRDVRLLRQTIQTRMNLEMAVTDEMLDIAIELQPHFCCLVPEKREEVTTEGGLDVAGQLDKMSVAVERLAQAGILVSLFIDPDHRQIDAAVAVGAPYIEIHTGAYAEAQGELAVQAELRRIAVAAAYAAEKGLKVNAGHGLTYHNVQPIAALPEMHELNIGHAIIGQAVMSGLPAAVADMKVLMREARR, from the coding sequence ATGGCTGATTTGCTGCTGGGCGTCAATATCGATCACATCGCCACGTTACGTAACGCGCGCGGAACCCAATACCCGGATCCGGTTCAGGCGGCATTCATTGCCGAACAGGCGGGGGCCGACGGCATTACCGTGCATCTGCGCGAAGATCGCCGCCACATCACCGACCGCGACGTGCGCTTGCTGCGCCAGACCATCCAGACGCGCATGAACCTGGAGATGGCGGTGACCGACGAGATGCTGGACATCGCCATTGAGCTGCAGCCGCATTTCTGTTGCCTGGTGCCTGAAAAACGCGAGGAAGTGACCACCGAAGGCGGCCTGGACGTCGCCGGCCAGCTGGACAAAATGAGCGTGGCGGTCGAGCGCCTGGCTCAGGCGGGCATTCTGGTTTCGCTGTTCATCGATCCCGATCATCGCCAGATTGACGCGGCGGTGGCGGTGGGCGCCCCCTATATCGAAATCCACACCGGCGCCTACGCGGAAGCGCAGGGCGAGCTGGCGGTACAGGCCGAGCTGCGCCGCATCGCGGTCGCCGCCGCCTACGCGGCCGAGAAGGGGCTGAAGGTCAACGCCGGCCACGGCCTGACCTACCATAACGTGCAGCCGATCGCCGCGCTGCCGGAAATGCACGAGCTGAACATCGGCCATGCGATTATCGGCCAGGCGGTGATGAGCGGGCTGCCGGCCGCGGTTGCCGACATGAAAGTGCTGATGCGGGAAGCGCGTCGGTAA
- the acpS gene encoding holo-ACP synthase, translated as MAVLGLGTDIVEMARIEAVVERSGDRLARRVLSDAEWALYQQHQQPIRFLAKRFAVKEAAAKAFGTGIRNGLAFNQFEVFNDALGKPNIRLHGRAAELAGEMGVTAIHVSLADERRYACATVIVES; from the coding sequence ATGGCGGTGCTCGGGCTGGGTACCGACATCGTCGAGATGGCGCGTATCGAAGCGGTGGTGGAGCGCAGCGGCGATCGTCTGGCGCGCCGGGTGCTGAGCGACGCCGAGTGGGCGCTGTACCAGCAGCACCAGCAGCCGATTCGCTTTCTGGCCAAGCGTTTCGCGGTGAAAGAGGCCGCCGCCAAGGCGTTCGGCACCGGCATTCGCAACGGCCTGGCGTTCAACCAGTTCGAGGTGTTCAACGATGCGTTGGGCAAACCGAATATTCGTTTGCACGGCCGCGCCGCCGAGCTGGCGGGGGAGATGGGGGTCACCGCGATCCACGTTTCGCTGGCCGATGAAAGGCGCTATGCCTGCGCGACGGTGATCGTCGAAAGCTGA
- a CDS encoding YfhL family 4Fe-4S dicluster ferredoxin produces the protein MALLITRKCINCDMCEPECPNQAISMGDEIYQIDTDRCTECVGHYDTPTCQQVCPIDNTIITDPQHRETNEQLWDKFVVLHHADRI, from the coding sequence ATGGCCCTGCTAATCACACGCAAATGCATCAACTGCGACATGTGCGAGCCGGAATGCCCGAACCAGGCGATTTCGATGGGCGATGAGATCTACCAAATCGATACCGACCGCTGCACCGAGTGCGTTGGCCATTACGATACGCCAACCTGTCAGCAGGTCTGCCCCATCGACAACACCATCATTACCGATCCGCAGCATCGCGAGACTAATGAGCAGCTGTGGGATAAGTTCGTGGTGTTGCACCACGCCGATCGCATTTAA
- a CDS encoding MurR/RpiR family transcriptional regulator — MSTLLRIRQMYPTLAQNDRKLADFLLNNAEQARHLSSQKLAQLAGISQSSVVKFAQKLGYKGFPALKLALSETLAQPQAEPVVTVHNHILSSDTLKTVGEKLLAEKQAALRATLDINSEERLHQALDMLRQARRVMLIGIGASGLVAKDFSFKLLKIGVMAVAEADMHVQLAAVQALDKRDLLLAISFSGERREINLAAEEARQAGARVLALTSFSPNGLQQRADHCLYTIAEEPHTRSAAISSSTAQFALTDLLFMALIQHDLDHARDRIKHSEQLMKKLV, encoded by the coding sequence ATGAGTACCCTTCTGCGCATTCGCCAGATGTATCCGACACTGGCGCAAAACGACCGCAAGCTGGCGGACTTTCTGCTGAATAACGCCGAGCAGGCGCGCCATCTCAGCTCGCAAAAGCTGGCTCAGTTGGCCGGCATCAGCCAGTCGAGCGTGGTGAAGTTCGCCCAAAAACTGGGCTATAAAGGTTTCCCGGCGCTGAAGCTGGCGCTGAGCGAGACGCTGGCCCAACCGCAGGCCGAGCCGGTGGTGACCGTTCACAACCACATCCTCAGCAGCGATACGCTGAAAACCGTCGGTGAAAAGCTGCTGGCGGAAAAGCAGGCGGCGCTGCGCGCGACGCTCGACATCAACAGCGAAGAGCGGCTGCATCAGGCGCTGGACATGCTGCGCCAGGCGCGCCGGGTGATGCTGATCGGCATCGGTGCCTCCGGGCTGGTGGCCAAGGATTTTTCCTTCAAGCTGCTGAAAATTGGCGTGATGGCGGTGGCCGAAGCGGATATGCACGTCCAACTGGCGGCGGTGCAGGCGCTGGACAAACGCGATCTGCTGCTGGCTATCTCCTTCAGCGGCGAGCGGCGTGAAATCAATCTGGCGGCGGAAGAAGCGCGCCAGGCCGGCGCCAGGGTGCTGGCGCTGACCAGCTTCTCGCCCAACGGCCTGCAGCAACGCGCGGACCACTGCCTCTATACCATCGCCGAAGAACCCCACACCCGCAGCGCGGCCATCTCCTCCAGCACGGCCCAGTTCGCCCTCACCGACCTGCTGTTTATGGCGCTGATCCAGCACGACCTCGATCATGCCCGCGATCGCATCAAACACAGCGAACAGTTAATGAAAAAGTTGGTTTAA
- the murQ gene encoding N-acetylmuramic acid 6-phosphate etherase translates to MNLGALVSETRNPATMGLDEMSTLDMVRCFNQEDRKVPEAIEKVLPAIAQAVDLAAAALKAGGRLIYLGAGTSGRLGVLDASECPPTFGVPHGVVVGLIAGGPGALLKAVEGAEDDEALGEADLRALNLTAVDMVVGLAASGRTPYVIGALRYARGLGCPTAAISCNPDSPIAHEAQVAISPVVGPEALTGSTRLKSGTAQKLVLNMLSTGAMVKLGKVYQNLMVDVKATNVKLVDRACRIVMEATGAERAQAEAALAQTAFEVKPAILMILAGVSADEAQQRLQRHNGYLRAALAR, encoded by the coding sequence ATGAACTTAGGCGCACTGGTATCGGAAACCCGCAACCCAGCCACCATGGGGCTGGATGAAATGTCGACGCTAGACATGGTTCGTTGCTTTAACCAGGAGGATCGCAAAGTGCCGGAGGCGATCGAAAAGGTGTTGCCGGCGATTGCACAGGCAGTCGATTTGGCCGCGGCGGCGTTGAAGGCCGGCGGCCGGTTGATTTATTTGGGCGCCGGCACCAGCGGTCGCCTGGGCGTATTGGACGCCTCCGAGTGCCCGCCGACCTTCGGCGTGCCGCACGGCGTGGTAGTGGGGCTAATCGCCGGCGGGCCGGGCGCGCTGCTCAAAGCGGTGGAGGGGGCGGAAGATGACGAGGCCCTGGGTGAAGCCGATCTCCGGGCGCTGAACCTCACCGCCGTCGATATGGTGGTGGGGTTGGCGGCCTCGGGGCGTACGCCCTACGTGATCGGCGCACTGCGCTATGCGCGCGGGCTGGGCTGCCCGACGGCGGCCATCTCCTGCAACCCGGATTCGCCGATTGCGCACGAAGCACAGGTGGCGATTTCGCCGGTGGTGGGGCCGGAGGCGCTGACCGGCTCAACGCGCCTGAAATCCGGCACCGCGCAGAAACTGGTACTCAACATGCTGTCGACCGGTGCGATGGTCAAACTGGGCAAGGTCTACCAGAACCTGATGGTGGACGTGAAGGCTACCAACGTCAAACTGGTGGATCGCGCCTGCCGCATCGTGATGGAGGCCACCGGCGCCGAACGCGCTCAGGCTGAGGCGGCGCTGGCGCAGACCGCCTTTGAGGTCAAACCGGCGATCCTGATGATTTTAGCTGGCGTCAGCGCCGATGAGGCGCAGCAGCGGCTGCAGCGGCACAATGGCTACCTGCGCGCGGCGCTGGCGCGTTAA
- a CDS encoding PTS transporter subunit EIIC, with translation MDKTTALATQILAGVGGEGNILKLENCMTRVRVEVSDEQRLDLAALKQLPGVKGYIKQGEQHQFIVGPGAAAKVVDAMRGLLSGDAQPVAAVGDAARTKAQAKQKYAAPMSGALKKLADVFIPLIPAFIASGLITGIINLLKRPDIAGQLAVDYPNALGLLAIFGSAVFAIMNILVGVNAARVFGGSQAMGGVMAGILSSPALAQITLFGEALQPGRGGVIAVLLVVALMCWVEKRLRTLLPESVELILNPLLTTLVTASLAILILQPLGGGISDAIAHGANLAIDKGGLLVGALLSGLFLPLVLSGLHQGLVPIHVELVQAHGSNPLLPILAMAGVGQVGAALAVLLKTRNARLKKVIKGALPVGILGIGEPLIFGVTLPLGRPFIGACLGGAVGGALISYWKVATVITFGISGLPLALTIVSGKVMLYLAGMLITIIAGFLFTWMMGFDDPEE, from the coding sequence ATGGACAAGACAACGGCATTGGCGACACAGATCCTGGCGGGCGTAGGGGGCGAGGGCAATATCCTCAAACTGGAAAACTGCATGACGCGGGTGCGCGTCGAGGTCAGCGATGAGCAGCGGCTGGATCTGGCCGCCCTCAAGCAGCTGCCGGGGGTGAAGGGCTATATCAAGCAGGGTGAACAGCATCAGTTTATCGTCGGTCCGGGCGCCGCCGCCAAGGTGGTGGACGCCATGCGCGGGCTGCTGAGCGGTGATGCGCAGCCCGTTGCCGCCGTCGGTGACGCCGCCCGCACCAAGGCGCAGGCCAAGCAAAAATACGCTGCGCCGATGAGCGGCGCGCTGAAAAAGCTGGCCGATGTCTTTATTCCGCTGATCCCGGCGTTTATCGCCTCGGGCCTGATCACCGGCATCATCAACCTGCTGAAACGGCCCGACATCGCCGGCCAGCTGGCGGTGGACTACCCGAACGCGCTGGGGCTGCTGGCGATCTTCGGCAGCGCGGTGTTCGCCATCATGAACATTCTGGTCGGGGTCAACGCCGCGCGGGTGTTTGGCGGTTCGCAGGCGATGGGCGGCGTGATGGCCGGCATTCTCTCCAGTCCGGCGCTGGCGCAGATCACCCTGTTCGGGGAGGCGCTGCAGCCGGGGCGCGGCGGGGTGATCGCCGTATTGTTGGTGGTGGCGTTGATGTGCTGGGTGGAGAAGCGCCTGCGCACGCTGTTGCCGGAGTCGGTCGAACTGATCCTTAACCCATTGCTGACCACGCTGGTCACCGCCTCATTGGCGATCCTGATCCTGCAGCCGCTCGGGGGGGGTATTTCCGATGCCATCGCCCACGGCGCCAATCTGGCGATCGACAAGGGCGGGCTGCTGGTGGGGGCGTTGCTCTCGGGGCTGTTCCTGCCGCTGGTGCTCTCCGGCCTGCATCAGGGGCTGGTGCCGATCCACGTCGAGCTGGTGCAGGCGCACGGTTCCAACCCGCTGCTGCCGATCCTGGCGATGGCCGGCGTCGGTCAGGTGGGGGCGGCGCTGGCGGTGCTGCTGAAAACCCGCAACGCGCGGCTGAAGAAGGTGATCAAAGGGGCGTTGCCGGTCGGCATTCTCGGCATCGGCGAGCCGCTGATCTTCGGGGTGACGCTGCCGCTGGGCCGGCCGTTTATCGGCGCCTGCCTTGGCGGGGCGGTCGGCGGTGCGCTGATCAGCTACTGGAAGGTGGCGACGGTCATCACCTTCGGCATTTCGGGGCTGCCTTTGGCGTTGACCATCGTCTCAGGTAAGGTGATGTTGTATCTGGCGGGGATGCTGATTACGATTATCGCCGGTTTTCTCTTCACCTGGATGATGGGGTTCGACGATCCCGAGGAGTAG
- the yfhb gene encoding phosphatidylglycerophosphatase C codes for MSDKQQQPAAEGRRVVFFDLDGTLHQEDMFGSFLRFLLRRLPLNLLLVIPLLPPIGLALLLLGRAARWPMSLLLWAITFGRSEATLKALERQFIEAFRQKVTAFPVVQMRLRQYLEEHDAEVWLITGSPERLVEQVYHDSAFLPRVRLIGSRITRRCGGWVLTLRCLGAQKVVQLEQRLGAPLQLYSGYSDSKQDNPLLFFCEHRWRVSKQGELQQLE; via the coding sequence TTGAGCGACAAGCAGCAACAACCGGCCGCAGAGGGGCGCCGCGTGGTCTTTTTCGATCTGGACGGCACCCTGCATCAGGAGGATATGTTCGGCAGTTTTTTGCGCTTTCTGCTGCGCCGCCTACCGCTGAACCTGCTGCTGGTAATACCACTGCTGCCGCCGATCGGGTTGGCGCTGCTGCTGCTGGGGCGCGCAGCGCGCTGGCCGATGAGCCTGCTGCTGTGGGCGATTACTTTCGGGCGTTCTGAAGCGACGCTGAAGGCGCTGGAGCGGCAGTTTATCGAGGCTTTCCGCCAGAAGGTGACCGCGTTTCCGGTGGTGCAAATGCGGCTGCGGCAGTATCTGGAGGAGCACGATGCCGAAGTGTGGCTGATTACCGGCTCGCCGGAACGGCTGGTGGAGCAGGTGTATCACGATTCGGCGTTTCTGCCGCGGGTGCGGTTGATCGGCAGCCGCATCACGCGCCGCTGCGGCGGTTGGGTCTTGACCCTGCGCTGCCTGGGGGCGCAGAAAGTGGTGCAGCTGGAACAGCGGCTCGGCGCGCCGCTGCAGCTGTACAGCGGTTACAGCGACAGCAAGCAGGATAATCCGCTGCTGTTCTTTTGCGAGCACCGCTGGCGGGTGAGCAAGCAGGGCGAGCTGCAGCAGCTGGAATAA